Genomic window (Campylobacter ureolyticus ACS-301-V-Sch3b):
TTTTGCAGTTATCTTTGTTGGGTCGTTTTCAAATTTTTTAAAAAAATGATTAATTGTATTATTGTTTCTTACTTTTGCCATCGCTGCTGGCCAAACTTTACCCATGTTATTCATATCAGCGCTTGTATTTATAGTAAGAGTGTCGATTTCAAGTGTTGCATCATTTAGTTTTTCATCTGGAAAATTTGCCTTAAAACTATCAAATGTGTTTTTTGTGACGACATACTCTTTTTTTGGTGAGCCATAAAAAGTAAAATCAAACTTAAAGTTATCGCTGCAAGTTCCTGCAAAAAGTGAGTTTGAAGCCATGATTGAAGCTAAAAATAATTTTTTCATTTTTATCCTTTTTGAAAATAATATCCGTTATTATAATTAAAAAAAGATAATTTTACTCTTAATTTTAAAAATTTTAAATTTTTATCTTAAATTTAACATATTACAAGCACCATGATCGCCTAATTTACAAGCTTTTAAATAAAGCTCAGTAGCTTTTGAGGTGTTTTTATCTACTCCATGCCCATCATCATAAAGTTTTGCTAAATTTAAACAACTATATGAACTATTATTATCACAAGCTTTTTTAAAAATATCAAAAGCTTCATCATAACTTTCATAAATTGTTAAAACAAAAGCTTTTAATTCACACCCTACTCCAAACTCAATTTTACAAGCTTTATCAAAATAAGTATAAGCTTGAATTAACTCGCCTTGTTTGTAGTGTGTCATTCCTATTTCAGAACATGACCAAGAATCACCTTTAGTACAGTTTTGATCAAATTTCAGATATTTTTGCTCTTGTGGTGAAAGTGAATTTTCATCTAAAATTTCATTTGCAAAAGATATGAAAAAACTTACTAGTAAAAATATGAAAACTCTCATTTTTCATCCTTATAAACAGACTCTTTGAATATAAATTTATGTTCATCTGGAAGAGAATTATAAATTTCATAAGCTAGGTTTCTTATCTCCCACAGAGCTGATTTTGAAGTTCTAAGATGTAAAAAATTTTGAAGGCTTCTTGCATTTATACTCCAAGTAAGCTCAGTTTTATAACATTCTGGAAGTGCGTATTTAGCGATGTCTAGAGTGTTTATTTTATTTAAAATTTGACGGATATTTTCAAGAGCTTGAATGCTATAATTATCAACCATCTCATTTTTAGTTAAAACTATATAGCGAGACGCATTTTTAAAATCCCCTATTTTAAACTCATTTTCTTTTTTAAGTTCTTTTAGGGTGTATCTAGTGGATTTAACACTCAAACTTGCCATTCTATGACGTGCTAATTCTTGTAAAAGTGCTCTTGAGATTCCTTTTATATAAAAATTATAATGTAGATGTTCAAGCGTTGAGGCATGTTTAAATTTATTCCCAACTCTGTTGATTAGCTCTTTGTCTATCTCGCCTCCATTATCCCCTTTATCAAAGCTTTGCCAACAAGTTCTTATGGCATTTGAGCAGACCCAAAGTGGAGTGAAATTTAGTAGTTTTACTTCCATTTTTTTCCTTTTTATAAAATTACAGCAAATAGTATGCCAAATAAAATCAAAGGAATGTTAAAAAATATAAAAGTCGGAATACAAGTATCATAAATGTGATTGTGTTGTCCGTCGAAATTTAAACCACTTGTTGGTCCAAGTGTGCTATCGCTTGCAGGACTTCCAGCATCCCCTACTGCAGCTGCAATGCCTATTAGAATAATTATAGCTGATGTGCTAAATCCAAGCTCAAGTGCGAGTGGATAGTAAATCGCTGTAATTATTGGAATAGTTCCAAAACTACTTCCAATGCCTATTGTAATAAATAGTCCAATAACTAGCATTAAAGCTGCTCCGCCAAGCTTTCCACCAGCTAAAGAGGCAGCTGCATTAACAAGATCAGGAATACCACCTGTTTCTCTTAAAATTGCGCCATAACCTGCAGCTACAAGCATAACAAAGGCGATAAATCCCATTATATGGATACCTTTATCAAAAGTTTTGTCCATATCTTTATATTTTATCCCACCAAAAACTATCATGGTAATAATTCCAAGAAGTGCACCAAGAGGAAGAGAGCCAAAGCAAATTTGAATAATAAAGGCTACAACTATTCCAGCTAATGCGCCCCACTCTTTTAAGCCCATTTTTATCTCATCTAGATTTTTAGGCGTATTGTTTTCAATATCTTTGTATTCTCTTGGTTTTTTGAAAGTAATTACAGCTAAAACAAGCCCTACGATCATCGGAATTGCCGCCATCCACATAACACTTGCAATTTGTGAAATTTCAACATTTAAGCCGTTATTTGCCATCTCTTTTTGTAAAATTGTAAAAAACAAAAGTCCAAATCCAACTGGAAGTGAAATATATGGAGCTTGAAGACCAAAAGTTAAAGCACAAGCTACGGCGCGTCTGTCAATTTTCATCTTATTCATCACACTTAAAAGTGGTGGTATTAAAATCGGAATAAAAGCGATATGAACAGGAATTAAATTTTGTGAAAAACAGGCGATAAAAGCAATTACAAATATAAAATAAAACTTACTTTTTGTTATAAATTTTGAAATTTTATTGATTAAAATCGTAGTTAAATTTGTAAAAGAGATAGCTGCAGCTAAAACTCCAAGTAAAACGTATGATAGTGCGGTTTGGAGATTGCCTTTCATACCATCCATAAAGACATCTAAGGTGTAATTCATACTTTTCATAAAAGTGTATGCCTCTCCACTTGGCATAATATGAGCCATAAGTCCTGCAACCATCGCTGAAATAAGGATAGAAAGCATAACATTGCATCTTAATATACATAAAATAAACATTAAAATAATGCTAGAAAATACGGGATTGCTAAGCATAATTTTCCTTTAAAGTTAAATAAAAGCTCATTATATGATAAATGGATTTAAATTTTAATAAAATTGTAATGTTTAGAAAATTTTTGATGTTTTAATTGAGATTTTAGAATTTTAAGAGATTTGGAAAAATTATCCAAATCTCTAATTAATTAAATTTAATAACGGATATTAAAATCTGTATGTAAAGCCGATTTGTCCGTTATAAATTTTATCATCTTTATTAAGATAGATACCACCACCTATGTTTATAAATAAATTTCTAGATATTTCTGTTTGGATACCAAAGTCAAATACAAAACTTGTTCTTTTCTTTGCTTCTTCATTTAGCATAAAGTAGTAATTGCTTGATCCAAAATATGATCTCATACCATTATTTCTTTGATAAATATCTCTTGCGATATAAGGTCTTGCATAAAGAGTGATATTTTTATTGTTATAAAGCATTTCTAAACCTAAATTTGCCTGTAAATTTTTAAATTTAGATTTATCAAATGTTTGTGTTAAATTTCCAACATCTTTATGATTTGTTGAAGCTGTAAAACTATCTTGTGTATAGTCAAAATAATCAAGCCCTATAAATGGTTTAATGCTAAAATTATCATTTACATTAAATTTATACCCATAAGCTGTGCCTATTGTTAAGTAACTAGAATCAAATTTAGCTTTATAGTTTAAATTTGTAGCTAATAGTTTTAGATTATAATCAGCTTTATTATTTCCTAAACCATAACCTATAGATAAATCAAACTCATTATTATCAAGATATTGTCTAGCATAAGCACCTACTTCATAAAGATCTGATTTTAAACTTACATCGTTGTTGCTATCTGCTTTAGCATATGAGAAGTATCCACCAACAAGAGTTGAATCAAACATTTTGTTAAAGCTTACAACTCCACCTGCAAGACTGTGGCTGTGGCCAGATTCATTATTTTTTGCCCCAATAGCTGAAATATTAAATGAATTTTTGTAAATTTCTCTATCTATTAAATCAATTAAATATCTTAAATCATCAGAATTTGAAGCAAGCTTTGTTCCATCTAAGTACTTCATAGCATTAGCTGTTACCATAGGGCTATTTTTAGTTGGATTAAGCATCATATCTTTATTTATCGCTCTTTTTGTTTCGATATTAAATGTTTTTGTCGGTTTATACACATTAGGTTTATTCTTTTTAACTTCTCTGACTAAATTAGTTAAAACTTTTATGCTTTCATCTCTTATAACTACATCATCATTTTCCAAAGCTAAGCTTATAGTTGTAACTATAGCTGTATTTACATTTCCCTCATTAGATAACAATAGTGAGTTTAATATGTCTTTAGCATCATCTAACTCTTTAGGAAGTTTTACTTTTGGTTTAGCTGGTTCAGTTCCTGGTTCAGTTCCTGGTTCAGTTCCTGGTTCAGTTCCTGGTTCAGTTCCTGGTTNNNNNNNNNNNNNNNNNNNNNNNNNNNNNNNNNNNNNNNNNNNNNNNNNNNNNNNNNNNNNNNNNNNNNNNNNNNNNNNNNNNNNNNNNNNNNNNNNNNNNNNNNNNNNNNNNNNNNNNNNNNNNNNNNNNNNNNNNNNNNNNNNNNNNNNNNNNNNNNNNNNNNNNNNNNNNNNNNNNNNNNNNNNNNNNNNNNNNNNNNNNNNNNNNNNNNNNNNNNNNNNNNNNNNNNNNNNNNNNNNNNNNNNNNNNNNNNNNNNNNNNNNNNNNNNNNNNNNNNNNNNNNNNNNNNNNNNNNNNNNNNNNNNNNNNNNNNNNNNNNNNNNNNNNNNNNNNNNNNNNNNNNNNNNNNNNNNNNNNNNNNNNNNNNNNNNNNNNNNNNNNNNNNNNNNNNNNNNNNNNNNNNNNNNNNNNNNNNNNNNNNNNNNNNNNNNNNNNNNNNNNNNNNNNNNNNNNNNNNNNNNNNNNNNNNNNNNNNNNNNNNNNNNNNNNNNNNGTTCAGTTCCTGGTTCAGTTCCTGGTTCAGTTCCTGGTTCAGTTCCTGGTTCAGTTCCTGGGCGTGACTTTTTACCAACTATTTTATTATTTGGAATTGTTATATCTGGTTTTTTGCTATCATTTATAGATTTTATAAGGTTTTGAACGGTTTTATTTTGATGTTCTTTTTTTGTATTCATAACAAAATAAAGTGATTTTTCATCACCAGTTTTTTCGGTTGATAGTTCTAAAAGTTCACTATCTTGCTCATTTAAAGTTATAAGATTTTTAGCTATATTTGTGTCAATGCCCTCACCTGTTCTTACTATTTCTATACCTAATCCATCTTGATATTTTTGATTTATAATGTCGATATTTGCAGGAGATACCAAGCTTACATTTAATTTTTCAGTGTTTTTTAGGATAGCTTTTTCGCCAGCTATTATAAGACCTAAATCATTTACTGCATTTGTTTTAAAATTTAACTTTCCCTCATTTATAAAACTTCCAAGAGTGTGAAAAATAGCATCTTTTGTATCTAAGCTTAAAGTACTATTTTTATTGTTTTTAAAATCAGTTTTTGATTTTATTTCTAATTTATCTTTTATATTTAAATTTCCAAAGTTATTAAAGCTAGAAGTTGCTGCTGGAAAATTAAAAAACACATTACCAAGTATATTAAGTGTTGATTTTGCGCTATTTATAGCGTTTGATTTGATATCTAGATTTACATTTTGTATATTATTTTTACCTTGTTTTGCTGTAAAATTGTTCGTTTCTACGGTAGCTTTGATATCTGTTTTATCATTATCACTTATAATATTTCCAGTTTCTAGGATAACTTCGCCTGTTTTAAGGAAAGAATTTTTGATCAAATTTATAATTCCACTGTTTTGAGCGTAAGTTTTGCCTAAAATTTCGTTATTGTTTTTTACTTCTAAAGTTCCATTATCAGTGTATGCATTTTGTTTTACGACTGCGTTATCAACTATAAATTTAGCTTTATTTTCTGCGTAAGCATCGCCTTTAATGCTAGCTTTTTTACTATTGCTTCCTTTTAGTTCCAAAGTACCACCTACTGCTCTAGTTGGACCTTCGTAACTATTTTGTCCACTTAATGTAATAGTCCCAAGCCCTTCTTTTTTAAGACCTATTTTATTTATATTTCTATATTTTTTATCTAGTATATTTATAGCTAAAGGTTTGCCGTTTTCATCTGTTCCAAGCAAGTGTCTGTTGTCAAGCCAAGTTTGCTGGGAGATGTCATTTGAAAATATTCCGCTTAAACCCTTTGTGTTTATAGTATAAAATGCTGTGTTTTTACCTTGAAATTCTTCTATATCTTTATTATTTAGCCTATTAAGATCTAAAATAGACAAACCTTTTAATGCTTTTTCTACATCTAAAACACCTTGGCCGGCATATTCTTCTTGTGTTAGTTGAACTACATATTCTTCAGAAATTTTTTTTGTTCTAAAATCTTTAATGTGACCTAAAATTTTAGAAATTGTTATTTCAGACATGCTTTTAGGAATTTTTAATTTATCTAAATCTTTTTTTATCTCTTCTTCGTCTATATCGCCATTCAAATTTCTAGGAATTTTTTTATTTAAATAAATAACATAGTATCCTGCATCGCCATTTTCTATTGCTTTTACCACAACATCTGGTAAATTTAGCTTTTTATTTGCAGTTGTAAGCAATACATCGGCTATTTGCTCACCATCTAAAAATTTATATTTTTGAGCTACTAAAGCAGCTGCACCAGTTACCATAGGAGCTGCCATAGATGTTCCTGTCATAGGAATAAATTTTTCATTTTCATTAATTTTGTCACCATATTCATATTCTTTTTTATAATCGGCATTTGCAGATAAAATTTGATATCCAGGAGCAAGTAAAGAGTAGTTGGTTGCTCCTTTAAATGAATTCGAGCTTGATAAAGAGGTATCTTTTGTTTTAAATTCGAAATCGTCTGTTTTAAAAACTATATCATGTTCGCCTATTAAGGTGATACTTCCATCTTTTTCTTTAATGGTATTAAAAGCATTTTGATTTCCAACATTTAACCAAGCTCTTATGCTTTCATCATAGCTAGGAAGTGTGCTGTCTCTTGCAGGGGCTATTACTCCGCCGTTTCCACTTGCAAAAACACTTATAACTTTTTTCTCTTTTGCTAGCTTGGCAAGTTCTCTTGACATGGGGTTCGCGTCTTTTATTATATTGCTATAACCCACAAAACCATCTTTACTATAATCAGTAATTAGATAGTTTCTTATTTGTTTATTTATAAGTGGATATGCTAAACTTCCCCAACTATTATTTATAACTCTTACATCTAGTTTGTTTAACAAATAATTAGACTCATCTTTATCTGGAAAAATCATCTGGCCATTTCTATTGCTATTTATCCCTATTCCATAAAGAGTTGCTTCGTGTGCTACGCCGTAAGGCTCATTCTCGCTAACTTTGGCACCAACTGCAATTCCTGCGACATGTGTCCCATGCTCACTGTGTTTTAAATTCCATGGAAAATTTAAGTTAACACTAGGTTTGATTCTATTTCCATCATATAAGCTTGGATGATTATAGTTAATAGGACTATCTACTATTCCTACGCCAATGTCTTTTCCTGTAATTTTTTCATCGTTTTCTAAATTTTCATTATTTTTTCTTACTTCTTCTAAACCAATTAACTTGTAAGATTCTTCTAATAATAAACCAAACTCTTTTAGATTATTAGAAAAAGAATTAGTTACAATTATAAAAGTTAAATAAAAAATAATATTTTTTTTAATCATTGATATTCCTTTTAAATTTTTAAAGATAAATATTATCTTAAAATAAATAAAAGCTAGCTAAATTATCTTTTATCTACATATATATTTAAAGTAAGATTAATATATTAAACTAAATGATATTTTAAAAACATAATAAAAAAATTTTAAAATTTACATATTGATATGCTGCCACTTTTATAGCCTTTGTAAAAAGCATTTTTTCTTTGCATGGCTGAGCCGTGAGTAAAAGAATCAGGCACAACATATCCTCTGGCTTGTTTTTGAAGCGTGTCATCGCCTATCATACTTGCTGCGTTTAAGGCTTCATCTATATCCCCATCTTCTAAAATATCATCAAGATAATGTGCCCAAACCCCAGCTAAACAATCAGCCCCAAGTTCAACTTTTACTTGTATGGCATTTTGATTTTTTTCATTTTTTCCTTGTTTTTCTCTATTTGTTTGAGATAAAATTCCTAGTAAATTTTGCACATGATGACCTACTTCATGAGCTAAAACATAAGCATTTGCAAAATCTCCTGGAGCGTTATGTCTATTGGCTAATTCATCAAAAAAACTTAAATCAATATAAATTTTTTGATCGGCCGGACAGTAAAATGGTCCAACTTGCGAGTTCGCAAATCCACATCCACTTTGAACCGCGCCTCTAAAAAGCACAAGTTTTGGTTCTTTATAGTTTTTTCCTATTATTTGAAATTGTTTATTCCATACATTTTCAGTTTGTGCTAAAACAACTCCTATAAATTGTGCATATTTATCATCATCTTTTGAAATTTGTGCATTTTGAACCCCACCACCAGAAATTAAAGCAAGTGGGTTATATCCTAAAAACATAGCTATAACGCCCATTAGTAACACAACTCTTCCAAATTTTGTCCCTAAAAGCCATCTGATAAGTGGTATTAAAACCTGTAAATTTACCATACTAGCAGGAGTTTTTTGAAGCCTTCTGTCGTCTATATTGCTACTTGATTTTTGATCTCGCCATTTCATTTTTAAACCTTTTATTGTAAAGGGATAATTGTAACAAATTATTTTAAATTTAACCAAAAAATATCTTAATATAACTTTTGAACTGTTTTTTTGATAAAATATAAAAATTAAATTTAGGAGGGTTTATGAGAAGTGATATAATCAAAAAAGGCTATACAAAAGCCCCTCATCGCTCACTTTTAAGAGCAACAGGGCTTAGGGATGAGGATTTTGATAAGCCATTTATCGGTGTTGCAAATAGTTTTATAGAGATAATTCCAGGGCATTTTTATCTAAATAAATTTAGTCAAATTATCAAAGATGAGATAAGAAAAAATGGCTGTGTGCCTTTTGAGTTTAACTGTATAGGCGTTGATGATGGCATTGCGATGGGACATGAGGGGATGCTTTACTCACTTCCAAGCCGTGAACTGATAGCAAATTCAGTAGAAACTGTGATGAATGCTCACGCACTTGACGCGCTTATTTGCATACCAAACTGCGACAAAATAGTCCCTGGCATGATAATGGGAGCTTTGAGAGTAAATGTTCCTACTGTCTTTATAAGTGGCGGTCCAATGGCTGCTGGAGTTGATAAAGATAGCGGGGAAGCACTTGATTTAAATAGCGTGTTTGAGGGCGTTGGAGCTTATGAGGTTGGTAAAATCGATGAAAAAAAGTTAAAAATGCTTGAGTGTGAGTCCTGTCCGAGCGGTGGAAGCTGTAGTGGAATGTTTACAGCAAATTCTATGAATTCGCTTTGCGAGGCAATGGGTATAGCTTTGGTTGGCAATGGCACTATTTTAGCGCTAACTCCTGAGCGTGAAGAGCTAGCAAGAGCTGCAGCTAAAAGAATTTGCGAAATCGCACTTGATGATAAATTTAAAATAAAAAATATCTTAAATAAAAAAGCTATTAGAAATGCTTTTGTCTGCGATATGGCGATGGGTGGAAGCTCAAATACAATTTTGCACATGCTAGCAATTAGTCGTGAAGCAGGGTGCGCACTTGATATAAAAGAGTTAAATGAGATCAGTAAAAATATAGCCCACATTGCAAAAGTAGCTCCTAGTCTTCCAAGTGTGCATATGCAAGATATCGCACGAGCTGGGGGGATAACTGCTATTTTAAATGAAATTTCAAAAAGAGATAATGGCATGCTTGAGCTTGATAATCTAACAGTAACTGGTGAGATGATGAGTGAGCGTGTTAAAAATCATAAAGTAGCTGATTATAATATCATAAAAAGCGTTGATAAACCTTACTCAAAAGTAGGGGGTTTGGCGATTTTATTTGGAAATTTGGCAGAGCAAGGGTGTGTTATAAAGGCAGCTGGTATTGTTGGAGAGCGTAAATTTAGTGGAAAAGCAATTTGCTTTAACTCTCAAGATGAGGCAATTAGTGGAATTTCAAGTGGAAAAGTTCAAAAGGGCGATGTTGTGGTAATTCGCTATGAAGGTCCAAAAGGTGGTCCTGGAATGCAAGAGATGTTAAGTCCAACAAGTCTTATAATGGGCCGAGGTCTTGGAGCTGATGTGGCACTTATAACAGATGGTAGATTTAGCGGCGCTACAAGGGGACTATCAATTGGTCATGTAAGCCCAGAAGCAGCAGAGGGCGGAATGATAGGACTTTTAAAAGATGGCGATATTATAGATATTGATGTTGACAGTTACTCAATAAATGTTCGTTTAAGCGATGATGAGATAAAAAAACGAAAAAAAGAGTGGAAATATGAGGGCAAAAAAGTAAGTTCTCGCTGGTTAAGACAGTATCAAAAGTTAGTTACCAATGCAAGTAATGGGGCGATTTTGGAGGCTTAAGCTTTAAGAAGTGCAGTATTTATTGCACTTCTTAAATTATTTATTTTACAAAGTAATTTCCATCAAAACTAACGAGTGAATACTCTCTTTCATTTCCTATGGCGTTTTTTAACTCATCTATTTCTAAAAACTCTAAACTATCAGCCCCTGTGTATTTTAAAATTTCATCATCACTTAAATTTGCACTTATTAACTCACTTTTTGTAGGTGTGTCTATACCATAAACATCAGGAAATTTTATCCTTGGAGCAGCTATTTTAAGATGAACTTCTTTAGCTCCAGCATGTTTTAGAAGCTCAACTATTTTTTTAGAAGTAGTTCCTCTAACGATACTATCATCAACTACAATAATACTTTTTCCTTTTAAAACCTCACTCATAGGATTTAGCTTTAATTTTACTTTTAAATTTCTCATTTCTTGAGTTGGCTCTATAAAAGTTCTTCCAACATAGTGGTTTCTAACTATTGCCATTTCAAATGTAATTCCACTTTTTTGTGAAAAGCCAAGTGCTGCTGGCACTCCACTATCTGGCACAGGAACTACTAGATCAGCTTTTATTTTATTTTTTAAAGCCAAAGTTTTTCCTAAATTTTTTCTTACTTCATAAACATTTTTTCCATCTATAACGCTATCTGGCCTTGCAAAGTATATGTATTCAAAAGCACAAATTCTAGGAGTTTTTTCTTCATATAGCATTATACTTTCAAAATCATCACTTCCTTCTTCAAAAATAATCATTTCGCCCGGCTTTACATCACGCACAAAAGTAGCACCAACTAAGTCAAAAGCACAGGTCTCACTTGCAATTATATATCCGCCATCTTTTAATTTTCCTATACTAAGAGGTCTAATTCCATATTTATCTCTTATGGCAAATATTTTTGATCTACTCATTATAAGAAGGCAGTAAGCTCCTTTTATAATATTTAAAGCCTCTATGATTCGCTCTTGCAAGTGCTCTTTTTTGCTTCTAGCAATTAAATGAATTATATTTTCAGTGTCCATATTTGAGTGAAATATTGCACCTTCTTTTATTAAATTTTGCCTAATTTCATCTTTATTTATCAAATTTCCATTATGTGCTATTGATATTTCACCAAGCAAATAATTAGCCCAAATAGGCTGTGCATCTTTGCTATCTTTACTACCAGCGGTTGAGTATCTATTATGTCCGATTGCGATATTTCCTTGTAAGGAGTTTAAAATTTCATTATTAAAAATATCGCTAACCAAGCCTTGAGCCTTATGAGTTTTTATTTTGTGATTAAAACTTGCACTTATTCCGCTTGATTCTTGTCCGCGGTGTTGCATCGCAAAAAGTGCATAATAAGCAGTTTTTGCAGCATCTTTTGAATTTATTATACCAACGATAGCACACATTTTACAGTCCTAAACAATCATTTATATCATAAAGCCCATTTTTTTGTGAGCTTAGCCAAATAGCAGCTTTTATGGCTCCGTTTGCAAAAGTAGCTCTTGATGTTGCTGTGTGGTTCAACTCTATAAACTCGCCATTTCCATAAAATCCTGCTGTGTGACGACCAACAATATCTCCACCTCTTAAACTCATAACAGCAATTTCATCTTTTGATCTTTGTCCAATTATGCCATCTCTTCCACTAACTCTAACTTTATCAAGGTCTAAATTTCTAGCAATTGCGACATTTTTAGCTAATGTTAAGGCTGTTCCACTTGGAGCGTCTTTTTTATATCTATGATGCATTTCTAAAATTTCAGCATCAAATTCACTTAAGGCTTTGCTTGCTAAAAATGCAAGTTTGTTTAAAACAGCTACTCCTAAACTCATATTTGTGGCATATAAAATAGGCATATTTTTTGAAATTTCTTTCATTAGATTTAATTCATCTTTACTAAGTCCGGTTGTACCGATGCAAAGTGGTTTTGGATTTTTTTTAGCAAATTCTAAAAGAGTTTTAGTTCCTTCTGGCATAGAAAAGTCAATTATAACATCTGATGATTTGAAAAAATCCTCTAAATTTGAACTATTTTTATCAAATAAAGCCGCGACTTTTGCATTTTCATACTCTTTTAAGCACTCTTGTATCATTTTTCCCATTCTACCATTTGAGCCATAAATTCCTATTTTTAGCATTACATTCCTTTTTGCAATTTTGTAGCGAGTATAACAAATTTAGAGTAAAAAACTTATAAAATCCTTTTAAAATTTATGTGGATTTTTTATATGTGGAAGGCTTATCTCATCACCGTTTATATCATACGCACCGCCAAATCCTTTTACAAATCTGCCTTTTTTAAACTCTAATTTAAAAAGATGAAAGTCTTGCATAGTTGAGATCTGTTTTGTTCCGCCTTTTCCACCAGTTTGATTTAAAAAACTTGTCATGGCACCATTAAACTCATCACTATTTCTTGGAATTTCAACTGCATTTGTCTTATAGGTAAGTCTTTTTCTTAGTATTATAGAAGCAGCTTCATTTTCATCTTGTAAAAATAAAATTTCAATTTTGTCAGGATTTGTGCTTATGCTTTTAAAATGCTCACTAATTTCACTTATGTAGATGTAAAAATTATCATTAAATTTAATAAGCGGTGAGTAGCTTGCAACCGCTTGATCATTATAAACACTCGCAATTACAACACTTTTAAAAGAATTTCTAAACTCATCAATTTCATTTTTAATTTTAGAAAAATCCTCTTTTAAACTCGCGGCTAAATTTTTAATAGCACTTACAAAATCACCATCTGTAACTCTTGTGTTAAAAGGCACTTTTGCTTCTAAATTATCTGAGTTTAGAAAAATCCCATTTTCATCAAAATCAACTAATTTCGCATTTTTTACATTAAATTTTGAATATTTATTAAAAAGTTTAACTAAAACATCGCTGTGATGCTCATTCATGTGAGCTATGATTGAATTTTTTTCCATTATATTTCCTTAGATACTAGTGAAATAATTTTATAAAAATAGGGTAAATTTTAACTGAAATTTTTGATAGTTTGTATAAAATCCCCTCAAATTTGAGGGGATAAATTTAAGCTTTTATCTTAGGTTGTTTAAAGATAGTAAGCTCAGGAACTTTGCCTGTAAATTTTTCTATATTTACAAGGCCAGTGTGAGAGATATTTCCATTTGCAAGTTTTGAGGTTGGCATATCTATAGTTAAGACATTTGCGCTTCCGTTTTTATCCAAACTTTCTGCCTTTGTTGGATCAAGTGGATCATACCAAGCACCTTCACATAGCTTAACAACACCTTTTATAATGTCATCTGTTACTTTTGCACCAGCCAACACCTCGCCTCTAGCATTAAATACTCTAACCGCATCACCAGTTTTGATGCCTTTTGCTTTTGCATCCTCACTATTTATCCAGATAGGCTCCAAGTTTGAGATAGCATACTCATCTCTAAGACTTGTGTTATTTAGCTGAGAGTGAAGACGATCTTCAGGGTGAGAGGTAACTAGGTGAAACTCAGCAGGTTTATTTTTCATACCAAGCCATTCAATTGGTTCAAACCAAGTTGGATGAGCTTTACAATCATCATAATTCATCTTCTCAATTACTTCTGAGTAAATTTCAATTAGGCCTGATGGTGTACCAAGTGGCTCTAAAATAGGAT
Coding sequences:
- a CDS encoding S8 family serine peptidase; its protein translation is MIKKNIIFYLTFIIVTNSFSNNLKEFGLLLEESYKLIGLEEVRKNNENLENDEKITGKDIGVGIVDSPINYNHPSLYDGNRIKPSVNLNFPWNLKHSEHGTHVAGIAVGAKVSENEPYGVAHEATLYGIGINSNRNGQMIFPDKDESNYLLNKLDVRVINNSWGSLAYPLINKQIRNYLITDYSKDGFVGYSNIIKDANPMSRELAKLAKEKKVISVFASGNGGVIAPARDSTLPSYDESIRAWLNVGNQNAFNTIKEKDGSITLIGEHDIVFKTDDFEFKTKDTSLSSSNSFKGATNYSLLAPGYQILSANADYKKEYEYGDKINENEKFIPMTGTSMAAPMVTGAAALVAQKYKFLDGEQIADVLLTTANKKLNLPDVVVKAIENGDAGYYVIYLNKKIPRNLNGDIDEEEIKKDLDKLKIPKSMSEITISKILGHIKDFRTKKISEEYVVQLTQEEYAGQGVLDVEKALKGLSILDLNRLNNKDIEEFQGKNTAFYTINTKGLSGIFSNDISQQTWLDNRHLLGTDENGKPLAINILDKKYRNINKIGLKKEGLGTITLSGQNSYEGPTRAVGGTLELKGSNSKKASIKGDAYAENKAKFIVDNAVVKQNAYTDNGTLEVKNNNEILGKTYAQNSGIINLIKNSFLKTGEVILETGNIISDNDKTDIKATVETNNFTAKQGKNNIQNVNLDIKSNAINSAKSTLNILGNVFFNFPAATSSFNNFGNLNIKDKLEIKSKTDFKNNKNSTLSLDTKDAIFHTLGSFINEGKLNFKTNAVNDLGLIIAGEKAILKNTEKLNVSLVSPANIDIINQKYQDGLGIEIVRTGEGIDTNIAKNLITLNEQDSELLELSTEKTGDEKSLYFVMNTKKEHQNKTVQNLIKSINDSKKPDITIPNNKIVGKKSRPGTEPGTEPGTEPGTEPGTE
- a CDS encoding neutral zinc metallopeptidase produces the protein MKWRDQKSSSNIDDRRLQKTPASMVNLQVLIPLIRWLLGTKFGRVVLLMGVIAMFLGYNPLALISGGGVQNAQISKDDDKYAQFIGVVLAQTENVWNKQFQIIGKNYKEPKLVLFRGAVQSGCGFANSQVGPFYCPADQKIYIDLSFFDELANRHNAPGDFANAYVLAHEVGHHVQNLLGILSQTNREKQGKNEKNQNAIQVKVELGADCLAGVWAHYLDDILEDGDIDEALNAASMIGDDTLQKQARGYVVPDSFTHGSAMQRKNAFYKGYKSGSISICKF
- the ilvD gene encoding dihydroxy-acid dehydratase — protein: MRSDIIKKGYTKAPHRSLLRATGLRDEDFDKPFIGVANSFIEIIPGHFYLNKFSQIIKDEIRKNGCVPFEFNCIGVDDGIAMGHEGMLYSLPSRELIANSVETVMNAHALDALICIPNCDKIVPGMIMGALRVNVPTVFISGGPMAAGVDKDSGEALDLNSVFEGVGAYEVGKIDEKKLKMLECESCPSGGSCSGMFTANSMNSLCEAMGIALVGNGTILALTPEREELARAAAKRICEIALDDKFKIKNILNKKAIRNAFVCDMAMGGSSNTILHMLAISREAGCALDIKELNEISKNIAHIAKVAPSLPSVHMQDIARAGGITAILNEISKRDNGMLELDNLTVTGEMMSERVKNHKVADYNIIKSVDKPYSKVGGLAILFGNLAEQGCVIKAAGIVGERKFSGKAICFNSQDEAISGISSGKVQKGDVVVIRYEGPKGGPGMQEMLSPTSLIMGRGLGADVALITDGRFSGATRGLSIGHVSPEAAEGGMIGLLKDGDIIDIDVDSYSINVRLSDDEIKKRKKEWKYEGKKVSSRWLRQYQKLVTNASNGAILEA